Proteins encoded in a region of the Vibrio ponticus genome:
- the arsJ gene encoding organoarsenical effux MFS transporter ArsJ has translation MFANLSKSVRQYMLVTFNYWNFTVTDGALRMLVVLYFHDLGYSTLEIASLFLFYEFFGVVTNLIGGWLGARLGLNKTMNLGLAMQIVALAMLAVPTAWLTIPWVMLAQAMSGIAKDLNKMSAKSSIKTLVPDDQQGALYKWVAILTGSKNALKGVGFFVGGLLLSLVGFKAAVLLMAGVLTLVLIGSLLGLESDMGKAKVKPKFSQIFSKSESINILSAARMFLFGARDVWFVIALPIYLGSTFGWQHLWVGSFLALWVIAYGFVQGLAPKITGKAQGRVPDGGAALFWAGLLAIITAAIAYAVQVGWQPQLVIVVGLMIFGAVFAVNSSLHSYLIVSYAKGDGVSLDVGFYYMANAMGRLIGTVLSGWVFQMAGLSACLWVSFVFLAITTLISIKLPKLEQAAT, from the coding sequence ATGTTTGCCAATTTGAGCAAAAGTGTTCGTCAATATATGTTGGTGACCTTTAATTATTGGAATTTTACCGTCACGGATGGCGCACTGCGCATGCTGGTGGTGCTGTACTTTCATGATTTGGGCTACAGTACGCTAGAAATTGCCTCACTTTTCCTTTTCTATGAATTCTTTGGTGTCGTGACCAACTTAATTGGTGGTTGGTTAGGCGCAAGACTAGGTTTGAATAAAACCATGAATCTTGGTCTCGCGATGCAAATTGTTGCTCTCGCGATGTTAGCTGTACCAACCGCTTGGTTGACCATTCCTTGGGTGATGTTGGCTCAAGCGATGTCAGGTATCGCGAAAGATCTTAATAAGATGAGTGCCAAGAGCTCGATTAAGACACTCGTACCAGACGATCAGCAAGGTGCGCTCTATAAGTGGGTGGCGATCTTAACTGGCTCTAAAAACGCACTGAAAGGTGTGGGCTTTTTTGTCGGTGGTTTACTGCTCTCGCTGGTGGGCTTTAAGGCTGCGGTGCTGTTAATGGCGGGCGTATTAACGCTAGTGTTGATTGGCAGCTTACTTGGTCTTGAAAGTGATATGGGTAAAGCCAAGGTAAAACCGAAGTTCAGCCAAATTTTTTCTAAGTCTGAATCGATCAATATTCTCTCTGCAGCGCGCATGTTCTTGTTTGGCGCTCGCGATGTATGGTTTGTGATAGCCCTACCGATCTACTTGGGCAGCACGTTTGGTTGGCAGCATCTGTGGGTCGGTAGCTTCCTTGCCTTGTGGGTGATTGCTTACGGATTCGTGCAGGGGCTCGCGCCTAAAATTACCGGTAAAGCGCAAGGTCGTGTGCCGGATGGCGGTGCCGCGCTATTCTGGGCTGGGTTACTGGCTATCATCACAGCCGCGATTGCTTACGCCGTGCAGGTTGGTTGGCAACCGCAACTGGTTATTGTGGTTGGTCTCATGATTTTTGGTGCTGTGTTTGCGGTTAACTCATCGCTGCATTCTTACTTGATAGTGAGTTATGCCAAAGGCGATGGAGTCTCGCTGGATGTGGGCTTCTACTATATGGCGAACGCGATGGGGCGCTTAATTGGTACAGTATTGTCAGGCTGGGTGTTCCAAATGGCAGGCTTATCTGCTTGTTTATGGGTCTCGTTTGTCTTTTTGGCAATCACGACGCTAATTTCGATAAAACTGCCTAAGCTTGAGCAAGCGGCGACCTAA
- a CDS encoding cyclin-dependent kinase inhibitor 3 family protein has product MTHPTWQLDVEQGALILTPCPGTKDASLYESLEQLKQQGVQAIVTALDDRELAEKNVSQLGSLTKELGMQWFQLEIEDDCAPDGKFAAKWAEVAPTLHQIVEQGGKVAMHCMGGSGRTGLLAAHLLLERDWALADIVSQVQALRPGAFTKPVQVEYIEQVAQG; this is encoded by the coding sequence ATGACACACCCAACATGGCAACTTGATGTTGAACAAGGCGCGTTGATTTTAACGCCATGTCCAGGCACGAAAGATGCTTCTCTTTACGAGAGCCTAGAGCAACTTAAGCAACAAGGTGTGCAAGCGATTGTCACTGCTTTGGACGATCGCGAACTGGCAGAAAAAAACGTTTCTCAACTTGGCTCATTAACAAAAGAGTTAGGTATGCAGTGGTTTCAATTAGAGATTGAAGATGACTGCGCTCCAGATGGTAAATTTGCCGCTAAATGGGCAGAGGTGGCGCCGACACTGCATCAAATCGTTGAGCAAGGTGGCAAAGTCGCGATGCACTGCATGGGCGGTTCTGGTCGCACTGGTTTACTCGCAGCACATTTATTACTTGAGCGCGATTGGGCTTTGGCTGACATCGTCTCTCAAGTACAGGCACTTCGTCCTGGCGCATTCACCAAGCCAGTTCAAGTGGAATACATTGAGCAAGTGGCTCAAGGTTAA
- a CDS encoding ArsJ-associated glyceraldehyde-3-phosphate dehydrogenase — MTIKVGINGFGRIGRLALRAAFDWPELEFVLINDVAGDCNTLAHLLEFDSVQGRWNHAVTTDGDEMIIAGQRIKTTREKEIDAVDWSDCDVVIEATGVHRKTEFLNKYLEQGVKRVVVSAPVKEEGIANIVVGVNDDIFNPDIHRIVTAASCTTNCIAPVVKVIHEKLGIEQSSFTTIHDLTNTQTILDAPHKDLRRARACGMSLIPTTTGSATAIVEIFPELAGKINGHAVRVPLANASLTDIIFDVKRDTTAEEVNALLKEASEGELKGILGFEERPLVSIDYKGDQRSTIVDALSTMVVGTRMVKIYAWYDNEMGYATRTAELVRKVGLV; from the coding sequence ATGACGATTAAAGTAGGTATCAACGGATTTGGTCGCATCGGCCGCTTAGCACTTCGCGCTGCGTTTGACTGGCCGGAGTTAGAGTTTGTGTTGATTAATGATGTAGCAGGCGACTGCAACACACTGGCGCATTTGCTTGAGTTTGACTCGGTACAAGGGCGTTGGAATCACGCAGTGACCACTGACGGTGATGAAATGATTATTGCTGGTCAGCGCATTAAAACCACTCGCGAGAAAGAGATTGATGCGGTTGATTGGTCGGACTGTGACGTCGTGATTGAAGCAACCGGTGTGCATCGTAAAACCGAGTTTCTTAATAAGTATCTTGAGCAAGGTGTTAAGCGCGTCGTGGTTTCAGCGCCAGTGAAAGAAGAGGGTATTGCGAACATTGTGGTGGGTGTGAATGATGACATCTTTAACCCAGATATCCACCGAATTGTCACTGCGGCTTCTTGTACTACGAACTGTATTGCTCCTGTGGTTAAAGTGATTCATGAGAAGTTAGGTATTGAGCAATCGTCGTTTACCACGATTCACGATTTAACCAACACACAAACCATTTTAGATGCACCACACAAAGATCTACGACGCGCCCGTGCATGTGGTATGAGCTTGATCCCGACCACAACGGGTTCAGCAACGGCAATCGTCGAAATCTTCCCAGAGCTTGCCGGTAAGATTAATGGTCACGCGGTACGTGTCCCTCTTGCGAACGCATCTCTAACTGACATCATTTTCGATGTTAAGCGCGATACGACAGCTGAAGAAGTGAATGCACTACTTAAAGAGGCGTCAGAGGGTGAGCTAAAAGGCATCCTAGGTTTTGAAGAACGCCCACTAGTTTCAATCGATTACAAAGGTGACCAACGTTCTACCATAGTGGACGCTCTGTCGACTATGGTTGTAGGTACACGCATGGTGAAAATCTACGCTTGGTACGATAACGAAATGGGTTACGCAACTCGCACCGCTGAGTTGGTACGTAAAGTAGGTTTGGTGTAA
- a CDS encoding metalloregulator ArsR/SmtB family transcription factor, with protein MLPHQFFKLLSDETRVRCLMLIMREECLCVGDLTQALNESQPKISRHLAQLRSSGILVDVRQGQWVFYRRAPSLPGWMNKLIDDLVASNCLKTEYQQDIERLKAIQGRPVCCR; from the coding sequence ATGTTACCACATCAATTTTTCAAGTTACTTTCCGATGAGACTCGCGTGCGTTGTCTAATGTTAATCATGCGCGAAGAGTGTTTGTGTGTTGGTGACTTAACTCAGGCTCTCAATGAGAGCCAACCAAAGATTTCCCGTCATTTAGCTCAACTTCGCTCGAGTGGCATCTTAGTTGATGTACGCCAAGGGCAGTGGGTGTTCTATCGCCGTGCACCCTCGTTACCGGGCTGGATGAATAAATTGATCGATGATCTTGTTGCATCAAACTGCTTGAAAACAGAGTACCAACAAGATATCGAAAGACTTAAAGCAATACAGGGTCGTCCTGTTTGCTGCCGATAA
- a CDS encoding EAL and HDOD domain-containing protein: MKQTYVARQPILNTRQQTLGYELLFRDGENNAYPMHIESNRATYRLIAENLLSIGISPTNDHSRCFINFTHQSLVRRLPLALPKQKVVIEVLETCQPNDELYAAIRELKQNGYLIALDDFIYTPEWERFLPLVHIVKIDISAMGLDAACQFVSQRIAQGSKRKYLAERVETASEFNQVREAGFHFFQGYFFSKPKMVRQRYISPEQIIAMELFQEVCKTEVDFAKVERIVAKDATLSFKLLCFVNSHSDRLEVTISSFRQALIYLGQERLKMFVSLTVASFITTKKPRELLLMALQRAQFCALMSTHSLFQPHKEQAFLIGLFSILDAMFDLSIEDLLEQLPLSTTIKQALLQRQGAYGVLLTIAESYEKSDWQEMQQACDSLGLSLDDVMDKITQAQRWSQSIHS, translated from the coding sequence ATGAAACAGACCTATGTAGCTAGACAACCGATCCTCAATACTCGCCAACAAACTCTTGGGTATGAGTTGTTGTTTCGAGATGGCGAAAATAACGCTTATCCGATGCACATTGAGTCGAATCGTGCCACTTATCGTCTGATTGCTGAAAATTTACTGAGCATTGGTATTAGCCCAACCAATGATCACTCTCGCTGTTTTATCAACTTTACTCACCAGAGCTTAGTTCGTCGCTTGCCACTGGCATTACCTAAACAAAAAGTCGTCATCGAAGTGCTAGAAACATGTCAGCCGAATGATGAACTTTATGCTGCAATCCGTGAGCTGAAACAGAATGGCTATTTAATCGCGTTGGATGATTTTATCTACACTCCAGAGTGGGAGCGTTTTTTACCTTTAGTGCACATTGTTAAAATCGACATTAGTGCGATGGGGTTAGATGCGGCGTGTCAGTTTGTTTCGCAACGTATCGCACAGGGCAGTAAGCGTAAATATCTGGCTGAGCGTGTTGAAACCGCGAGTGAATTTAACCAAGTTCGTGAAGCGGGTTTTCATTTTTTCCAAGGCTACTTTTTTAGTAAGCCCAAGATGGTGAGACAGCGCTACATCAGTCCAGAGCAAATTATTGCCATGGAACTTTTCCAAGAGGTGTGCAAGACAGAAGTCGATTTTGCCAAGGTCGAACGTATCGTAGCAAAGGACGCGACGTTATCTTTTAAATTGCTCTGTTTTGTAAATAGCCATTCGGATCGTCTTGAAGTGACGATTTCGTCTTTTCGTCAGGCGTTAATTTACCTCGGACAAGAGCGGCTAAAAATGTTTGTATCGCTCACCGTTGCTTCATTTATTACCACTAAAAAACCACGAGAACTACTATTGATGGCACTACAAAGAGCACAATTCTGTGCTTTGATGTCCACTCATAGTTTATTTCAACCTCATAAAGAACAAGCCTTCTTAATTGGTCTGTTTTCAATCTTAGATGCGATGTTCGATCTCTCAATTGAAGATTTACTCGAACAACTGCCACTGAGCACGACGATTAAACAGGCGCTATTGCAACGTCAAGGCGCATACGGTGTTTTACTCACGATCGCAGAATCTTACGAGAAATCAGATTGGCAAGAAATGCAGCAAGCCTGCGACAGTCTTGGTCTTTCTCTCGATGATGTGATGGATAAAATTACCCAAGCTCAGCGTTGGAGCCAATCTATCCACTCTTGA
- the rhtB gene encoding homoserine/homoserine lactone efflux protein, with the protein MDLHVWLAYVVTAIVFSLAPGSGTVNSISNGLSYGTRKSLGAIVGLQIGLACHIILVGAGIGALVAQSAMAFTVIKWVGAAYLVWLGIQKWRDKASLATHNSDENRTGLALLRSAVFINLTNPKSIVFLVALFPQFINPDQPQLIQFAILGVTTVVIDAIVMLGYTTLASQMGRFIRSERVMAKINKVFGSMFVGCGALLATAKA; encoded by the coding sequence ATGGATTTGCATGTTTGGTTAGCTTACGTAGTAACCGCGATCGTTTTTAGTTTGGCTCCAGGGTCAGGTACCGTTAACTCTATTAGCAATGGTTTAAGTTACGGAACACGCAAATCTTTAGGGGCGATTGTTGGTCTGCAAATTGGTTTGGCTTGTCACATTATTTTAGTTGGTGCGGGCATCGGTGCGCTGGTGGCTCAGTCCGCCATGGCTTTTACTGTGATCAAATGGGTTGGGGCAGCTTACCTTGTGTGGCTAGGTATTCAAAAGTGGCGTGATAAAGCGAGCTTGGCAACTCATAACAGCGATGAGAATCGAACCGGTTTAGCGTTGCTGCGCAGTGCGGTGTTTATTAACTTAACAAATCCTAAATCGATCGTATTTTTGGTGGCGCTTTTTCCTCAGTTTATTAATCCAGACCAACCACAATTGATCCAATTTGCAATTCTGGGAGTGACGACGGTTGTTATCGACGCAATTGTGATGTTGGGTTACACCACCCTGGCTTCGCAAATGGGACGTTTTATTCGCTCGGAAAGAGTGATGGCGAAAATTAATAAGGTTTTTGGATCGATGTTTGTGGGTTGCGGTGCACTACTAGCAACCGCTAAAGCATGA
- a CDS encoding alpha/beta fold hydrolase → MTTISAVNPLSYTQESNFEQAINNEIAELWHSRKQGFIRTADKRKLAWVSLTAPHHTKVIVVVNGRIECTDKYQELFYDLFRQGYDIYSYDHRGQGRSDRLVKNHDIGYVEEFDDYVQDLDLMVKHFSLNHYQKRYLLGHSMGGNVITRYVQTHPEHPFDAMALSAPMFGVNVPWYLKPIARWVGQILTALHAEPNYAPGQKPYYAKPFDGNLLSQSSVRYHWFRNLYDEQPELQVGGASTRWVWQGLVACKQAILMTRQVRIPLLLLQASDDKVVANEAQVQFIKKLAKTNRTCALKIIYHARHELLFEHDNARNLALDTTLDFFAQY, encoded by the coding sequence ATGACCACAATCAGTGCAGTCAATCCGCTTTCTTATACTCAAGAGTCTAATTTTGAGCAAGCAATCAATAACGAAATTGCTGAGCTATGGCACAGTCGTAAACAAGGATTTATACGCACTGCCGACAAACGTAAGTTAGCTTGGGTCTCGCTTACCGCACCGCACCATACAAAGGTAATTGTAGTGGTAAATGGGCGCATCGAATGCACCGACAAATACCAAGAGCTTTTTTATGATCTATTTCGTCAAGGTTATGACATTTACTCTTATGATCATCGTGGCCAAGGTCGCTCTGATCGCTTAGTCAAAAACCATGATATTGGTTATGTCGAAGAGTTTGATGATTACGTACAAGACCTTGATTTAATGGTTAAACACTTTAGTTTAAACCACTATCAAAAACGCTACCTTCTTGGGCACTCGATGGGTGGTAATGTGATCACCCGTTACGTCCAGACTCACCCTGAACACCCATTTGATGCGATGGCGCTTAGCGCTCCTATGTTTGGGGTCAATGTGCCTTGGTACCTAAAACCGATTGCTCGTTGGGTAGGGCAAATCTTGACGGCGTTACATGCCGAACCTAATTACGCTCCGGGACAGAAGCCTTACTACGCCAAACCATTCGATGGCAATCTGCTGAGTCAAAGTAGCGTGCGCTACCACTGGTTCCGTAATCTTTATGATGAACAACCGGAATTGCAAGTGGGTGGCGCAAGCACTCGTTGGGTATGGCAAGGGTTAGTCGCCTGCAAACAAGCGATCCTCATGACCCGACAAGTCAGAATACCTCTGCTATTACTGCAAGCTAGCGATGACAAAGTTGTCGCCAATGAGGCACAGGTTCAGTTCATCAAAAAATTAGCTAAGACCAATCGCACCTGTGCTTTGAAGATAATTTATCACGCCAGACACGAATTATTATTCGAGCATGATAACGCGCGTAATTTGGCGCTCGACACAACGCTCGATTTCTTTGCTCAATACTGA
- a CDS encoding Cof-type HAD-IIB family hydrolase — MTTARKDTPFQLVASDLDGTLLAPDHKLSAFSKQTLKDLHDKGFTFIFATGRHHIDVAGIREHVGIPAYMVTSNGARVHDQHNKLMYSNNVPMDLVKQVIDTIKVDPEIFIHLYRNDDWMLNRDDEFLRNYHEESGFSYTLYDVNNPPVDGIAKLFFTHPDQDHDYLVKFEDELNEKFGDQLNIAFSTPWCLEVMAADVSKGDALKVIAESLGLKLENCIAFGDGMNDVEMLQMAGRGLVMETSHQRVKNALPNNEVIGSNANDAVAHYLQDHLL; from the coding sequence ATGACCACAGCACGCAAAGACACCCCATTCCAACTTGTCGCCTCAGATCTTGATGGTACGCTTCTCGCACCAGACCATAAGCTCAGCGCTTTCTCAAAGCAGACCCTTAAAGATCTTCACGACAAAGGCTTCACCTTTATCTTTGCGACGGGTCGTCACCATATCGACGTAGCGGGTATTCGTGAACATGTGGGTATTCCAGCTTACATGGTGACATCAAACGGCGCACGCGTGCACGACCAACATAATAAGCTGATGTACAGCAACAACGTACCAATGGATTTAGTTAAACAAGTGATCGACACGATCAAAGTTGATCCAGAAATCTTTATTCATTTGTACCGTAATGATGACTGGATGCTAAACCGCGATGATGAGTTTCTACGTAACTATCATGAAGAATCAGGCTTTAGCTACACACTCTATGATGTGAATAATCCACCAGTGGATGGCATTGCTAAACTGTTTTTCACTCACCCAGATCAAGACCATGATTACCTGGTGAAATTTGAAGATGAGCTCAATGAAAAATTTGGCGACCAGCTAAACATCGCCTTCTCTACACCTTGGTGTTTGGAAGTGATGGCTGCTGACGTATCAAAAGGTGATGCACTCAAAGTTATCGCGGAATCACTCGGACTGAAACTAGAAAACTGCATCGCATTTGGTGATGGGATGAATGACGTTGAAATGCTGCAAATGGCGGGTCGTGGCTTGGTGATGGAAACCTCACACCAACGTGTGAAAAACGCGCTACCAAACAACGAAGTCATTGGCAGTAATGCAAATGATGCCGTGGCGCACTATCTACAAGATCACCTACTGTAA
- a CDS encoding EVE domain-containing protein: MAYWLFKTEPDTFSIDTLRTQNTSCWEGVRNYQARNMLRDEVKLGDFVLIYHSSCKHVGVAGIAKVTKESYPDHFAFDLESDYFDAKSTPENPRWFMVDIEFVRKTERVIPLSVLKAMPELDNLPLVKRGNRLSVMPVSEAEWQAILSKELRPSRQK, from the coding sequence ATGGCATATTGGTTGTTCAAAACAGAACCAGACACCTTCTCTATTGACACTCTACGAACACAAAATACCTCGTGTTGGGAAGGGGTGCGCAACTATCAAGCGCGGAATATGTTGCGAGATGAGGTGAAGCTGGGGGATTTCGTACTCATTTATCACTCTTCGTGCAAGCATGTTGGTGTTGCCGGAATAGCCAAAGTGACGAAAGAGTCTTACCCCGATCATTTTGCTTTTGATCTTGAGAGTGATTATTTCGATGCCAAATCAACACCAGAGAACCCACGTTGGTTTATGGTCGATATTGAATTTGTCCGCAAGACAGAGCGGGTGATCCCCTTATCGGTGTTGAAAGCGATGCCCGAGTTAGACAATCTACCGCTAGTAAAGCGTGGGAATCGTTTGTCGGTAATGCCAGTCTCTGAGGCGGAGTGGCAAGCCATCTTAAGTAAAGAGCTGCGACCTTCTAGACAAAAATAA
- a CDS encoding COG3650 family protein — MKALRNPAMLVSLLALQACSTLDFSSSESESQPSLPLANLEQPNSIQPQPFILRGEVILGHEAQSIQPCGSEQQYWLSIDNDKFNQALRLINTPYQPMYGELIGHLETSSQDGFDGDYNARFVVSKINVLSAENPNRCDRAIQPTQAFGTEPFWSLSVSNSELTFSPMGGQKQILPITSSKIKSDRQRYQFAEGQLELTQRSCSDGMSDSLYGWTSTLTLADQTYQGCATLSNRDQSLNWSGKYQASSTQSSGFSVILEMQPDHGATTTYRYLDGSGDLVERGYWQQLSPQQVQVVMTHHQQQPLLSERLFVRSDEQLTADKEKVGDVVYPIADGGLTLFKTEQNNTHQQKQSRTNAVPSSASFNPKVDRALRDYFSQNNIDAGGTRYRWLTYDLNGDGQDELLTQLDWCGSGGCTLLIFANQQQKWVFNSRMTLVNTPLNLGHKNHQGWQDLVLFVRGGGAVPNQHVLRFNNGSYPLNPSMAPIASFDDISPIQLFSDGLTPHQEGVKM; from the coding sequence ATGAAGGCATTGAGAAACCCAGCGATGCTGGTCAGCCTTTTGGCATTGCAAGCGTGCTCGACATTAGATTTTTCATCAAGCGAGTCAGAATCTCAACCCAGTTTGCCACTCGCCAATCTTGAGCAGCCAAACTCAATACAGCCACAACCTTTTATTCTGCGCGGTGAAGTGATCCTCGGTCATGAAGCTCAATCGATTCAACCTTGCGGTAGTGAGCAGCAATACTGGCTTTCAATCGATAACGATAAATTTAATCAAGCGCTGCGCCTGATCAATACCCCTTATCAACCCATGTATGGTGAACTGATTGGTCATCTAGAAACCTCAAGCCAAGATGGCTTCGATGGTGACTACAATGCTCGCTTTGTGGTATCAAAGATCAACGTACTAAGTGCAGAAAACCCAAATCGCTGTGACCGTGCTATCCAACCTACCCAAGCTTTTGGCACTGAGCCATTCTGGTCACTCTCTGTCTCAAACAGCGAATTGACCTTTTCGCCTATGGGTGGTCAAAAGCAAATTTTGCCGATCACCTCATCAAAAATTAAATCTGATCGCCAGCGTTATCAATTTGCAGAGGGTCAACTAGAGCTTACCCAGCGTAGTTGTTCAGATGGCATGAGTGACAGTCTCTATGGTTGGACTTCGACACTCACGCTAGCTGACCAAACTTATCAAGGCTGCGCAACATTAAGCAATCGAGACCAGAGCCTTAACTGGTCAGGTAAATATCAAGCTTCTTCAACCCAGAGCAGTGGGTTTAGCGTCATACTCGAGATGCAACCGGATCATGGTGCGACAACAACTTATCGTTACCTCGATGGTAGCGGCGATTTAGTTGAGCGCGGTTACTGGCAGCAACTCTCGCCACAACAAGTGCAAGTGGTCATGACACACCACCAGCAGCAACCCTTACTCTCTGAACGCTTGTTTGTGCGCAGCGACGAGCAGTTAACCGCAGACAAAGAGAAAGTCGGAGATGTGGTTTATCCAATTGCCGATGGCGGTTTAACCTTATTTAAGACTGAGCAAAACAACACTCATCAGCAAAAACAAAGTCGTACTAATGCGGTTCCTTCATCGGCAAGCTTTAATCCGAAAGTGGATCGCGCACTACGTGATTACTTTAGCCAAAATAATATTGATGCCGGAGGCACACGCTACCGCTGGCTCACCTACGATCTCAATGGTGATGGGCAAGATGAATTACTTACTCAATTAGATTGGTGCGGCTCTGGTGGCTGCACTTTGCTGATCTTTGCAAACCAACAACAAAAATGGGTCTTCAACAGCCGCATGACTTTAGTCAATACGCCACTCAACTTGGGTCATAAAAACCATCAAGGTTGGCAAGATTTAGTGTTATTTGTCCGTGGTGGTGGCGCGGTACCAAATCAGCATGTTTTACGTTTTAACAATGGCAGCTACCCACTCAATCCAAGTATGGCTCCAATCGCCAGTTTTGATGATATTAGTCCTATACAGCTGTTTAGCGATGGACTGACACCTCATCAAGAAGGGGTAAAAATGTAA
- a CDS encoding tRNA-uridine aminocarboxypropyltransferase produces the protein MPQATPCPSCGLHHQCVCHLVPHFEAPVHIALLMHENELKRDTNTGKWLLQAIPSSSQHVWQRRSPCPELIKLIKNDRYQVYLVYPTDNSVSLNTVKQEADNTGKIPLLIILDGTWQEAGKMLRKSEWLSDLPCVHLEPSEQSDYQLRRNQQQGHLCTLEVGSEIIKELGLNEQAQALNTFFHHYMRVFKADKSGHALK, from the coding sequence ATGCCCCAAGCAACACCTTGTCCCAGCTGTGGGCTGCATCATCAATGTGTTTGTCATTTGGTGCCTCATTTTGAGGCACCAGTTCATATTGCGCTGTTGATGCACGAAAATGAGCTCAAGCGTGATACCAATACCGGTAAATGGTTGCTGCAAGCAATCCCATCAAGCAGTCAGCACGTATGGCAGCGCCGATCTCCTTGCCCTGAATTGATCAAACTGATCAAAAATGATCGCTATCAGGTCTATTTGGTTTACCCCACGGATAACAGTGTTTCGCTAAATACGGTTAAACAAGAGGCTGATAATACTGGGAAAATACCATTATTGATTATTCTTGATGGCACATGGCAAGAAGCAGGAAAAATGTTGAGAAAGAGTGAATGGCTGAGTGATTTACCCTGCGTCCATCTTGAACCGAGTGAACAGTCGGATTACCAGTTAAGGCGCAACCAGCAACAAGGGCACTTGTGTACCTTGGAGGTGGGAAGTGAAATTATTAAAGAGCTTGGTCTGAACGAGCAAGCTCAAGCATTGAATACATTCTTTCATCACTATATGCGAGTGTTTAAAGCCGATAAAAGTGGTCACGCTTTAAAGTAG
- the yigB gene encoding 5-amino-6-(5-phospho-D-ribitylamino)uracil phosphatase YigB has protein sequence MKYYRQLKPIKAMSFDLDDTLYDNRPVIARLTREANAWFFHHHPIAATRDEAWWLKLKLDLAKQDNWLYSDLTLWRHRTTTTGLTELGYSAAQAEQAADDLLQVVTELRSDFVVPKTTHQVMAQLAEKYPLVAITNGNVDVERIGLADYFSLILQAGRNGHAKPHGDMFRQTQQFLTLDSESILHVGDHLKTDVFGAKQNGFQACWYNDQGTCLREAKHTRVLPDVEIHQLDSLLLL, from the coding sequence ATGAAATACTACCGACAGTTAAAGCCAATCAAGGCGATGAGTTTTGATTTGGACGACACGCTTTATGACAACCGTCCTGTTATTGCACGGTTGACGCGTGAAGCGAATGCTTGGTTTTTTCATCATCACCCGATTGCGGCTACTCGTGATGAGGCTTGGTGGTTAAAGCTAAAACTCGATTTAGCTAAACAAGACAATTGGCTATACAGCGATCTGACGCTGTGGCGTCATCGCACGACCACGACCGGTTTGACTGAGTTGGGTTATTCGGCGGCGCAGGCGGAACAAGCGGCAGATGATCTATTGCAAGTTGTGACTGAGCTGCGGAGTGATTTTGTTGTACCTAAGACCACTCACCAAGTGATGGCACAATTAGCCGAAAAATACCCGCTGGTGGCCATTACCAACGGCAATGTGGATGTCGAACGTATTGGTTTAGCAGACTACTTCTCATTGATTTTACAAGCTGGTCGAAATGGCCATGCTAAGCCTCATGGCGATATGTTTCGTCAAACTCAGCAATTTCTTACTCTAGACAGTGAGTCTATATTGCATGTGGGCGATCACTTGAAAACCGATGTGTTTGGTGCCAAACAAAACGGCTTTCAAGCGTGTTGGTATAACGACCAAGGCACTTGCTTACGTGAGGCGAAACACACTCGTGTATTACCTGATGTGGAAATCCACCAACTGGATTCGTTGCTACTACTTTAA